The sequence AGCAATTAGTGATTACCTATCAGTGCATACCAATCGATACAGCGAGGCAAGAACCGAGACCCCACCCTACTTCAACATATCAAACACAATCCCATGCGGCCCTCCCTCAGCGGACGGATAATCCAGCTCGAACCACGTAAAATCAAAATCCCTGTCGTCACTCGCCGGGTGCAACAAGAACTGCGCAACCTGGCCCTTGGGACAGGGATGAACAGCGCCTCCGCCAACCGTAGCCTTCCCGGCAGGAGTAAGCGTGACCGTGGCGACCGTCTTGATGGGCTGCGGCCTGCTGTTCCACGTATCCTTGTCCTTGTTTATTGTGGGCGGGAGCGAGGAGACGTTGAATTGGTAGGGCGCCTGGCCTGAGAGCGTCCAGGGCGCGCCTTTGGAGGAGTTGGTGTTGAGGTAGAATTGCAGCTGGCACCATTCGGCGTCGTTGGAAGGGACGTCGAAGGAGATCTCGGTGTATTTCTAGGTAAGCGTTAGTCGGGGATAGGTCGTGCAATGGTGGAGGGTTTTACTTGTTGGGAGATGGCGCCACTCAGTCGAGTGCCTGGCGCTACGTCCGGAGCGTTGGCGTCGACCGGTATAATCAGGTGAGGAAATTGTCTGTTGACGAGCGTGCCCATGCATGGCAGGCCAAAGAGGACAGGGAGGAGAGCTAGTGTGTGCATGTTGATGATTGAGATTCCAGTCAATGATAGTCTGCGTGAATCTGGATTGTTGTATGAGGAGGAAGACGTTTTATGGCGATACTTATACCTGACAGGAGCTACCAGATGCAGTATTGCACGATAAAGGCGAGTAGTCCAGAATTGCTCATGGCGTTGTGGCCCCTTACAGGGTCGTGGTACGACGTGATGAAAAGTCACATTGGTCTCGATGCTCAGCTATGTTCATCTTTAGTTCCAGTATCGTATCCAAGGTGGGCCAGTGCTAAAGTTCGAATCAGCACTCGGGGTAGCCGGGTCTCACTAATTCAGTTACTTAGTGAGAGCATAGCCATAGTGCCGTCCAATCGAAACTGACTCATGCTACTCGCCGACGGGGGAAGCAACTTTGGCAGTAGTGTTTCGTAGGTGAGCAATCGCAAATCACGTGTTGTACTTGACGGAAGAGACGGGTGTACTTGTTGCAGGTCCTACGTAGTACATCAAATCAATATCGCATCCGTATTCGCAGGTACACGTTGAGTAAGGAAAGTACCCACGAGACTCTGGCAGCTGCCAACGGTCAATTTGCGTGACGTCGTATTGAAGTCGTATAGACAGTGACACCATTCAAGAAATCATGAGAAGTAGAAATCTCGTAATGAAGTGAAGTCCTGTTTGTTCGTGACACAGCATCTTGACTTGCTTCGTTCTACGTTGTGCGAAAACGCTCGGTCGTACTACACAAACGCAGGGTTAGCGTACACAAAAGTCTACAGAATGAGCTAACGTTTGCTCTCCACTATCAAAATACATCCTGACTTGACGGCAAAGAACAATTTGTGCAATGTTTGGTTAGCTGTAGGTTCGCTACTTTGCGGGCTAGTTAGAGCTATTACTACATTTACAACGACTATAACGCGATTGACGCCGCCGCACAATCATTGGTTCGGCGACAGTTTCGCTGTTTGCTGGAGTCGAAGCAAGGTCAATTGTAAGTGAGATGGTGAGGTGGTGGAAAGACGCGCTAAGTGCCTCGGCAAACTCAGTGCGTCATGGCGCATGGAGCTTTATCACctccaccagcaccagcactcGTAGTTGTCAGTTATCATCAATGTCTCCAGCCTGCCGTGCAACATGGGCTTGCTACCACGAATTCGACCCCCATTGAGTTCTACCCTTGCTGCGCCTCGTCTACGCCCTGTGCATCGAGGCCTCCACCTTGCGCCGCCATGGCTTCTCGATGACTACATCCCGCGCTACCATCTCATCAGTTCCATTGACGCGTCCAAGAAACGATCCCTGGCTCACGCGCATCTGAGTAGTTGCAATCTTTGTCCGAGACTATGTGGAGTGAATCGCTATGAGAAAACGGGCGTCTGCTTAATAGGCGCGGAGAAGGTGAAAGTCAACACCATTGCACCGCACTTTGGAGAAGGTGTGACTCTGCCACATGCGCTTGCTTGCGGGCGATGAGAAATCATGGTTACTGATAAAAACCTAGAACCATGTCTCCAGGGCCACAACGGATCTGGAAGCGTCTTCTTTTCTGGCTGTAACCTGAGATGTGTATGTGATATTGTTGGCTCTTCACGGTAGATCTGACCATCTTCAGGTGTTCTGCCAAAACCATGACATTGCTCATCAACGTAATGGCTTCGATCTCACTCCGGAGGAGCTCGCGGAGTGGTACATGAAGCTACAGGATGTAGGAAAGGTGCACAACATCAACCTCGTTACACCCGAACATGTTGTCCCTCAGGTCGCTCTCTCCATTCTGCATGCCCGTGATATCGGTCTGCGAATACCCATCGTATATAACACATCCTCGTTCGATTCGTTGGAAAGCCTGAGACTTTTAGATGGGCTGGTGGACATCTACCTACCAGATTTTAAGGTGTGGAGAGACAGCACAAGCAAGAGACTGTTGAAAGCGGACAACTACACAGCGACAGCTATGGAGAGTATCAAGGCGATGCATAAGCAAGTCGGTGACCTCTGCTTCACCGCTGATGGCATTGCGAAGAAGGGTGTCTTGGTACGGCATCTTGTGATGCCGGGAATGGAAGACGAAGGCAAAGAGATAATGAGATGGCTTGCAGAGAATGTTTCGAAAGACATGATGGTACGTAGCCTATTTGTTGACATTACGTGGTATTCTAACATGCTACTTAGGTGCATATTATGGAGCAGTACTTTCCTCGGGCTCACGTTGGCAAAGAGCGTCGCAGCGGCGGCAATTCAAAGAGTAATGTTGTCGAGCCCGGCGGTGTGCAAGCTACTGCAAGCACGAAGAAGGAACTGAGGTATGCAGACATCAACCGGCCAGTCGACCTAAACGAAGTAGCAGCTGTAAAGAAAGCAGCCGAAGAGGCAGGGCTGTGGCGCTTTGCCGAGGCTGCAAAGCATGGTGGTTTCAATATATGAGCGGTTCAACGCTCCCTTATATGATCGTCACCTTTTAGGTTGTCGTAGTGTGAGCTGCGCTTGCCCAATATGCAGACGCAGATGAGCTCTTTCCTGATCTGGCCTCACCTCaactcacctcacctcaccacACCCGACTTCATTCTTTACTTGCCAACACCACCTTCTTCGGCTACCAAACGCACATTACTACAATGACTGCCACTCCAATGGCCGATGTTACCGATCTTGTGGAGGTTGTGCATCAGCTTAAGGTTGAACGAGACACCTGGAAAGCCGTTGCTCTCCAATACAAGGGCGCTTTCGAAGTGCAAACGGCTCGCCTGAGGGAGCTACAAGATATCTGCTTCGCTACGCAAGCAGAATTGGAGAACGAACACGCTCAGTATCGACGCTTAGATCCTAGTCTCGATGGCGCACCCCGCGATCGTCTGCCCAGCTTGAATAGCACAGCGGATCATCAAGATGAACCCTCTTTTGGTACAGCAACCTTATTTTCGCCGAGTCTAATCGATGTGAGTTGGCGATTCAAGCCTTCTGAGAGCTGTTGCAATCCCATCTTCAAGCGCGTACAGCAGTTTTCAACCCAGCAAAACTACGGTACAGCTCTGGTCGAAATTGAAAGGTTGTTACGAGGTCCGCTAAGCTCCAAAGCTCGTGCGGAGGGACTATTGTTGAAGAGCAGCATCTTGCAAGCGACCGGTCCTGACGCGCTCTACGATGCCCTTGCAGCTTGCAGTGAGGCTCTCGAAATTTGTGACCGTATGTCAGAGCTAGAGTCTCTGCTACCAAAGATCCAATACCAACGCGGCATCTACTATTATCAGCTTCGAATGCTCCAACAAGCACGAGATGCATTTACGGCGATCAGCAAAGACAACCTGCTATTTGAGAGGGCCAACGAGTACCGTCAGTCGTGCGATGACGAGCTTGAGTTGCTCCATATTCAAAAAGGTCGTTCCGCATTTGACGAGAAACGATCCACCTCGATCACCGATAGCTTTCTCGCGCATCTAGATGTCGGTTCGACACATGTAAACTAGGAATAAGCTCTGAGTCGTAGGTGGTCACTGACAAGATGTATAGGGTAGAATTCGCCGCACGAGTGCGCAGTTTAGATTACGCGCCACCGCGAAGGCAAAGCGAATGTCACTTCCTCACAGATGGACGTCCTCAAGAACTGATGAGGCTGGATCTGGCTGAAGCTTCAATCTTGTGTCGCACTTGCAGCTGTGGCGTGATTGCCATTGTTGTAACCGAGTAATAGAACGTCAATTCAGCTATGGTGGGAGGGAGTGTCCATTAATCGACTATCTTCACTGTGCGTATCTCAGATGCTTCTCTCTTTGGCCTTGTATTTTATGCTTGCAACATTTGAAGGGACATTGTGCGTATTTGACATGATTACGAAAACATTGTAGACAAGATGAGACGTGAGAATAAGACGACCGGGCCAAAACAACAGAAACTTTTCCCAGGAGACAGTCCACTTCCACTGGCATTCATCACAAATACAAAAGCACTCCCCTTCAATGGAAAGTTTCAGGCAATGCCATATACCTACAACCCAGTCAGCGTTTGTGTTCGCTACCCGTCCTTTCAGTCACGATCATGTCTATTACCCAATCGATGCTCTCCTATTCTCGCTGACTGAACCAGAATCACCTATCGAATCTAGACTGACCCTGTCGCTACTTGGAGCAAGCATACCTAGAGTGGCACTGACAGATACCGCCCATAGTGAGGGCTCGCAAGCAGATCAACACGGCATCACAAATGTGAACGCAAGATATGGTCCGGTAGCAGTTTTGCGCCGTACACAGACTCAAAGCATGCTAATGTGCTGCCAAATGTTTCAGGCCACCATTCGAAATATCTCAAGTAAGCCTTGGTCCAAGGACGGAGACAGTACGATTTACGAGCATTTCCAATCAATGAGAAAGCTAGCTTACGAAGCTCAGCAACTCGCCGAAGGAGCACAAAGCCAAGGTCTGCAAGCACGATGTGAGTACTGGTTGGGATGCGCCTGCGCAGGTACCCAAGACTTCCTCGCTGCGGCAGATCACTTGAAGCGCGCTAGGTGGCTGGATGTACCTGATGGTCTGAGATTCGAGGAGAAGGCGGACATTCACTTCTTGCTGGCATGCGTGGAGAAGCACATTGAAGCTGTAGTAAAAGATGATTTTGCGGTAGGGTCAGACCAATATTGTTCTTCACAGGAGCGTGGGATGTCGTTTGCAAACGAGGCGTCACTGCAGAAATGGACAGCGCCAGAGCACTCGTACACCAAACATGGACTGGAGACCCCACGTTTTTAGTATGAAATCCAAACTGCTATGTGTATGACACcattacctacttctaaagTCACTGCTACCTCGCTAGCATGCGTCCATCGAGGATAGAGCGTCCAAAATTGATCTTGAGCACCTGTAATAGGACGATGCCAGAATACAAAACAGTGATCCAAACATAGACTAAAGTTATGCTGAAGCATTTGGTTGAAAGCCAGACTTTGAACATCAGCCAGAGTAGTGCAGAAGTAAATTCCCACACGGAGAGAGCCGTGTCGCACAAGTTGTGACTTCAAAGCGCGTACGGTGATGGCTCACTCAATGTACAGACATATTGGAAGCTCAGCGGTGTGTCCTTCACCGCTACTTGGCGTCCAATCACTGAGCACTTTTGTGTTCAGATGACCAGAAGTCGGTGAAGGGATCCACCGAAAAGAGGAGATGTAACGCGCAAGGCTGACTTACTACAGAGAGCATATAACAAGCCCGTCTAAAGGAGTGGTACCGCACCGGAATTTGCCTATATTGTAGCACTAAATTGTGGTATTGTTGTACTAGTATAATGCTGTTTTTGGCTGCAACGAGTGGTGTTTTTCAAAAGAAGCAAAAAAAGACACCTGATTTAATGCCAGCAACACAAACGATTGAATCATTTATAGTACGCTGTGTGTGTAAGTTGAGATTTTGTGCAGTTTAGTACACTGATCGAGATAACAACAGCACTGCAAATGCATCGATGATCAGCGCAACTCCAATGCTGACTGCGAGCGTGTGGGAAACATTAACGAATCACAAGACCGTACAAGGATCAATGGAAAGCTTATGTTGAGTTGCCCAGAACTGTAGACATACTAAGCGCTTGCTTTGCAGCCTTGCAGCCTTGCACCCTGACAGCCTGACCATTGACATTGGACCACATCAGCTAGCCGTGAATGTCACACGCCCGTTCGATCCTATTCGAAATATGTAGCGCCCGGTCTTGTCCGAGAAGGGCAAGGCACTGGTCCCATCGCAAGACCCTCCTCGAATATCTACGATCTGGAGGTCTTTGGCATTGTACTGGCCGAACGATACGATCCATTTGCAGCGAGGACACTGAAGACACTTCACTACAGCTTCATTAGTCATTCACGGGTGGTGACGCTGTGTGACATCTGTACATCAACGTAACCTTCACCAACATTTTGTACTGCTGGGTCAAGATATCATATCCATTCGTGTTACTGGGATGATTTAAAAGTCAAAAGTAAAGACTGCTAGCCGCGTGGTCTCATGGACAAAAATGTCGCCGCCCATCGCAGGCAGTTGCATCGCAAGCGTGCAGCTATCGGAACAGACTGTGTTATATGACAAAGGCAACCTTGATTCTGAATCTGGCCGATGCGGTTGTCGCTATGTGTACTACGCGAGAATATTCTTCCAAAAACCCCCCCAATGTTCTTCCAGACCTTTCGTGACGTTGAGTTGTGTGGGTGTGAAGTTGAGTGCAACATGGTGGGGGTGCGCATCACGCGAATCCGCGCGTCACGCGCACGGCCATGGTACATGCCCCACCGCAGACAGACGCAAGTACGCAAGCGCAATTGTAATCCGCTTACCAAGTGGATGACGCTCGACATTGACGACCGTAAAGTAATAAAAAACACTGCCACCCAGCCTCCAGTTGTTGATTCACTCGAGCTACCCATTGATCTTCATGATGGCACCTAAAATCTTTCTGTGAGCTTGCTGAGTATACATTCGGAGCAACCAGCTAACAGGCACCAGTACTGGCGCAACCGGCTACATCGGCGGTGATACGCTCTATGCTCTTTACAACAAACACTCCGATTATGAAATCGCCGCCCTTGTAAGATCGGGTACGTGCATTATGGAGTCGACATGAGAGGACGAATTCTGACAACTGCAACAGAGGAGAAGGGCAAGCCTGTGAAGGACGCGTTTCCCAAGATTCGTCTTGTGATTGGTGATTTGGACAGCTCGAAGCTTATCGAAGAAGAAGCCGCGAAAGCTGATGTTGTTATCCGTAAGTTCCACAATCCATGCTTGCTGTCTTCAGGTCTCATATCGTCACAGACACAGCCGATGCCTCAGACAACGAGCCAGCTGCAAAGGCCATTGCCAAAGGTCTCGCATCTGGACACTCAAAGGAAAACCCTGGATTCTGGCTGCACACCGGCGGCACGGGAATCCTCTGCTGGGAGACAATGCGCGACGAGAACCGGCTGGGTGAGCATTCGGACCGCGAGTACAACGACTGGACGGCCGTGCAGGACCTGACCAACCTCCCGTCTGATGCTTTCCACAAGAACGTCGACGACCTGGTGCTTAACGCGGGTTCAGATAGCGTCAAGACCGCGATCCTCTGCCCGCCGACCATCTACGGCCGCG is a genomic window of Ascochyta rabiei chromosome 16, complete sequence containing:
- a CDS encoding [Formate-C-acetyltransferase]-activating enzyme, translated to MGLLPRIRPPLSSTLAAPRLRPVHRGLHLAPPWLLDDYIPRYHLISSIDASKKRSLAHAHLSSCNLCPRLCGVNRYEKTGVCLIGAEKVKVNTIAPHFGEEPCLQGHNGSGSVFFSGCNLRCVFCQNHDIAHQRNGFDLTPEELAEWYMKLQDVGKVHNINLVTPEHVVPQVALSILHARDIGLRIPIVYNTSSFDSLESLRLLDGLVDIYLPDFKVWRDSTSKRLLKADNYTATAMESIKAMHKQVGDLCFTADGIAKKGVLVRHLVMPGMEDEGKEIMRWLAENVSKDMMVHIMEQYFPRAHVGKERRSGGNSKSNVVEPGGVQATASTKKELRYADINRPVDLNEVAAVKKAAEEAGLWRFAEAAKHGGFNI
- a CDS encoding [Formate-C-acetyltransferase]-activating enzyme, whose translation is MADVTDLVEVVHQLKVERDTWKAVALQYKGAFEVQTARLRELQDICFATQAELENEHAQYRRLDPSLDGAPRDRLPSLNSTADHQDEPSFGTATLFSPSLIDVSWRFKPSESCCNPIFKRVQQFSTQQNYGTALVEIERLLRGPLSSKARAEGLLLKSSILQATGPDALYDALAACSEALEICDRMSELESLLPKIQYQRGIYYYQLRMLQQARDAFTAISKDNLLFERANEYRQSCDDELELLHIQKGRSAFDEKRSTSITDSFLAHLDVGSTHGRIRRTSAQFRLRATAKAKRMSLPHRWTSSRTDEAGSG